One window from the genome of Solea solea chromosome 13, fSolSol10.1, whole genome shotgun sequence encodes:
- the snrnp48 gene encoding U11/U12 small nuclear ribonucleoprotein 48 kDa protein: MSHPADTFSLHERHQRLRELTEFTENCRKQINDIYETLGWSPDYQQEVMEQCPYDPGHRVPGSSMDRHKGSCLLTKMGYSAEEQVAMYDPSVCYENSSVTSFHMDKSTQHQVILQARAAAPLMRMEGVFWQGQYSGQPVDVPQNHKRAVCDLTVADRLALYDHVVGVLGRQEAEASNNDDLYVDLVSKLRRDDGQNQPKTHLELMAEMRDYKRRRQSYRAKNVHITKKSYTEVIREVINVHSEELSRQWRADDDEEEEEQEQQQEEESTRSEHSSHRRRRSPSSESRTSRSRRRHSREQSQESESKKKKRERKKERDSRSPSNQRHERKRKKKKKKEERGKD; this comes from the exons ATGTCGCACCCAGCGGACACGTTTTCTCTTCACGAGCGCCATCAGCGTCTACGGGAGCTGACGGAGTTCACCGAAAACTGCCGGAAACAGATAAACGACATTTATGAAACGCTGGGATGGTCGCCGGACTACCAGCAG GAAGTGATGGAGCAGTGTCCCTACGACCCCGGGCACAGAGTCCCAGGCAGCAGCATGGACAGACACAAAGGATCGTGCCTCCTCACAAAGATGGGCTACTCTGCTGAAGAGCAG GTGGCGATGTACGATCCCTCTGTGTGTTATGAGAACAGCAGCGTCACAAGCTTCCACATGG ACAAGTCCACGCAGCACCAGGTGATTCTCCAGGCGCGAGCTGCTGCACCGCTCATGAGGATGGAGGGAGTTTTCTGGCAAG GTCAGTACTCGGGTCAGCCCGTGGACGTGCCTCAGAACCACAAACGCGCCGTGTGTGACCTCACCGTCGCCGACCGCCTGGCTCTGTACGATCACGTGGTCGGCGTCCTCGGCAGACAGGAAGCCGAGGCGTCCAACAACGACGACCTCTACGTGGACTTGGTGTCCAAACTGCGGAGAG ATGACGGTCAGAACCAACCCAAGACTCATCTGGAGCTGATGGCAGAGATGAGGGACTACAAGAGGCGGCGTCAGTCCTACCGAGCCAAGAACGTTCACATCACCAAGAAGTCCTACACTGAg GTGATCAGAGAGGTCATCAATGTCCACTCAGAGGAGCTCAGCAGGCAGTGGAGAGCAgacgacgacgaggaggaggaggagcaggagcagcagcaggaggaggagtctaCACGCTCTGAACATTCCTCACACAG GCGTCGGAGATCGCCGTCGTCAGAGTCTCGCACCTCTCGCAGCCGACGCCGACACAGCCGCGAACAAAGTCAAGAGTCAGagagcaagaagaagaaaagagagcgaAAGAAGGAGAG GGATTCCCGTTCCCCCAGCAACCAGCGCCACGAgcgaaagaggaagaaaaagaagaagaaagaggagaggggcaaagactga